AGTTCATTATGGTATTTCATAGCTCGTATTTTTGGGTTGAGCCCAATGGGAAGCCATCTGtgccttttgtgtcagacgTCTATCGCATTTCAAATCTTCAGCGACACTTCAGATCACTCCACGTTATCATCACCCTGATATTCccaaaagggactgaacttTGCAGTCacaagtcattttgaaaaatcgGACAGAAAAGCAGctgcagttttttaaaaaaataaggcaTCCAAAGACTAACGCTTGCATCATATGAAGTGGCTTGGAATattgcaagggccaaaaagccatacaatgtaggggaattcattaaaaaattcCTCCGTGATGTCGCTAAAATCTTAGATCCTGAAAACAACACTGTTAAACAAAATGTATCAGATAATCTACTGTCCCGCCACACTGAACAGACACTATCCGACATTTGATGGCTACTGATTAACAGTTGCACCCTGGCCTCCAATTGAAGACCAAGTATTTTATTGTGGCAATGTTAAGGATATGAGAGAGACTGCAGGTACGTGGTCTCTCATCTGGTCAATTGGGAGAATCCCGGAGCAGATCATATCTGCCTTGGTGGAGACAAAGGAGGGCATAACCAAACCGGGGCAGTCGCACAGGCACAGCCCCGGCTCCACAAATAAAGTCTGGAAACATGAAGCAATACTCAGGTTCATCCCAAATTAGTATCCAGTGGACGGTGATAATAGAAGCGGTTGACGCTTGTACCTGAAAGTGCTTTGTGTGTCCAGGAGTTGCAGAGACTGACACTTTTTTGTTCCTGAAAATGGTGTTGATAGTTGAACTCTTCCCCACATTAGGATAACCAACCTGTTGAATCAATAATTGTTAATTTCAGATAGAGAGACACTTTGATATCTACAACACCTAGTCCACTCTGACCCTATGGACTGTTGCAATCCCCAGCaccaaacaaaatgcaacacgTTAAGTTAAAACTCTTTACCCACCAGCCCGACTGTCAGTTGTCCTTCTTTATATCTGGGCCTATTGTGAACCATCTTGAACATCTCTAACAACTCCTCTTTGTGCAACAGGCGAGGAGAATTACGGAAGGGGGCCTGACTCGATTTCCCAACAAtatcctcctcttcctgcccCTCATCTTCAGAAGCGGTTACCCactccttttcctcctcctcctcaacaGTTATCTTTTCCCACAGCTCCTCCCTGTTATCTCTCTCCTCTCCTTCCACATCCTTGTAATCCACCCCCCTCAAGTTCAGGTTTTCATTGTCTGGCTGTGCTCCAACTTCCTGGTCACTCTCTCCAGATTCTCGTTGCACCACCTCCATGCCCTGTAGAACATACAAGTGCATGTCAGTAAACACAATACTGTGTAAAGGTTCATGAATTTCAGTGTTCATTTACAAAATATTCACCGAACACATTTTCTCACTGGGTTTAAGAtataatcaacaaaatcataaaaatttCACAAGCTATAtgatttattgagatgcacctgAAATGGACTATGCTGTATGATTGGGTTTAAAAGCGACATTTTCCTCAAGGAAGCTGGCATGAAAATGAGCCTTTTCAACCAAACAGGTGAACAGATGTCCCCTTGACACAACTTTGACTCAAATTATTGtccttgttttaatttttttttctctttattgaATTGTCACCCTGTGTTATGCTGTTAtgttttttcatacttttcacgTAGCAGATGCAGCTATCACTGGGAGGGCCAGACCTCCATTTTTATGAACTTATAGAGGGTTTTACaggactttttaaaataattgttgaaTTGACGTCCTAACAGTAAGGGCTATAATTAATTGActttgaataaattaaaaaataaataataataaattataatatataataaataataaataaaaaattaaataaacaaatacataactgaaatagaaaactaaaatttcaaactcagaaatgatgatatccaatttcaactgatagtagatcatgatataaaacagtatttaaaatttttcatcaataaatctgacaaagtttatctgaagaaaagttaaatgcactggcctgtcaacgaataaacacgaacggtccatactcgcaatgttttgagcTTGCGacacattggaacaaacattcctgtcggcaatcgtgacgtgcTGTTGGGGGGCTTGGGGCACGcatcacgggactgccgtaaataggaggccggcttgctagaatgtgTCTTTATGTGCACGCGCTCGACGAattgaccacacctgaatcaagcgacgaggtggatgatagtctaatgttgtttttttacgccgtcacactgcctcgcgatcatgGACGCAATGAgtacccctggtgtaactgaatttcctttgacatggctcatgatgttgatgactgtcgacgtaaatgcgctcccattacgtgaagcagttctgaacatgcgctttcgtacatgctctgtacatgctcagtacggttaacttgcatttcctgtttccaggtgaataagggttgttttggagcatgctCATTTAgtcaacgtttatgaaataaacacgtaaattaatgtcaagaccacacaaaataagtgacggcttgagagaatgcgaggggaggggtgtTACTCTTAttcgtgttagtgcctcaacatggctacggtcgtgaaagcaaaacaacgaactcaaacgcatgttgtcaactaatatccggattaattttaggcaatttttcctcaattttccggagcaattttcatgaaaatttaaaaatctggaatcCCGGGAAAACCCGGAGGACTTTAATCACTGATAATGTGATATGAATTTCATATTGTCCAGCCCCATTCCAAGTTAATAGTCACTTGATCCGCAATGCATTGAAAAGGCAGAAATAGTCCGAGTCAACAATGTCATCCAAATTGGAGAGTTTCTATACAAAGGTTcaacatgaaaacattaaaaatgatctCTATGCTAACTCAAAACATCAAAAATTTTAATCAAATACACGGGCTCTTGCATTATGACGCCCTGTTACCATAGCCACAATGAAACTTTGAAACCTCCCCTGTCAGGTCCATCATAAAGTGAGGACTCTCTGCATATTTAATATGTATCTTATTTCCATGCTCGCCATGCAATGTGTGCTCACCTTTTCCTCTGCATCCAACCTGTCACTTTCAGCATGGGCGGACCAGAAAACTGCTCTCAGGCCTTCTTTCTCGAAGTGTGAGGCCCAGGCTTGCCTCTGCTTCCTGGTTAGCAGGTCTGCCTTATTCACCAGCAGCATGTTCACCTTATTTTCTGACACCTCTTTTACATAAAGCTCCTTGTGGCACACGAACACAACAATGGAATTAATACCACATAATAGGCTGGTGACCAGCGGAACGGAAGGTAGGTGGGTTGAGTGAgtaagtgaatgaatgaatgaatgagatgaaaataatacaaaaaaatgaatatttttactAGGTCAGGACATCTGAACAATGACGGATTTCTGGCATCCACAATCTGAACAACAACGTCACTGCAAAAGTCACAGAAAATCACCACAGTTCTCAATGACTATTCTGAGACAGAGCAAGatgcacttctttttttattctgtatttTACCTCCTCTCAATGACTCTCCACAGCTGCCTCCAGAACTCTAAATTCCTCTCAAATGGAGTAAGACACAACTTCTGTTCCTCTTCGAGCCTTTGAAAACACCAACCATCATATTACTGACACACTGATGCCAGAGGTTTGAAGATACATAAACAGTAAGCATACTATTACTCACTTTGCAAGCTCTCTCCTCCACACAAGGAAGCTGTCCTTTTCTGCCAGCTGCAGGGCCTCTGGACTGGTACTTTCATCCCAATGAGGGCTGGGGaggggacagaaaaaaaaaaatcagaataaactgataaatgctgattttgtttttcagggaACGGTTACCGTCGAGGGATTTTGAGAAAATGCTTGTTGTCTTCATGAAGGTTCTTCAGTCGTTTTTTCTCCTCAGGTGTCAATAAACCTGCTCTAGCTTCTGCTGGTACAAACTTGATGTTGAGCTTCtctacaaaataataaaagaaaaatacagcacGCTACGATATCTTCTTCCTTCTTTGTGATTATGTTAATCATGACATTCATTTATCCATCACagaagaaaattaaaattattcagtcacataacacatttgatatcccccccccccgcccccccccattCTCTATGAGAGAATACAACAGGATCGTTTACCTGCTACAAACTCTGTTCCTGCTAGTTCCGCAGTAGCCAAAAAGTCATCCATGGAACTCTGTTCAGTCACTGACTGAAGATTTAACCGTCCCCAGTCATACCCATCATTCAGCTCACTGGTGTGCAACTATAAAGATAAAAAGTACTTTCGTAGGAATTCAATGAACTCCTGGGAAACATTCCATGCTCAGGAGAAATGCTACTACAGTTATGTATGACACAATCCACAATATTCTACCCTGATGTTTCCTCAGAGATTCAGCAATATGACGTTTTGCCTTTTTCAATGTTTCACAACTACACTACATAACACTAAACACTATTTCATATTTTGGTCACCTCGTTTAGCTCCACATCATTGAAAAGTACTACATAAACAATAAACATGATCACGGGCTTGGGTTATTACAGTCAGCATGTGCTCATAGCAGGAAATGCAATAACAAACATGCAAATAAGCCATGATTATTTGTGCCTAACTATACTATTTCCTTAATTGAAACGCAACGGCACAACAAATGTTGATACTGTATGGTACtataacaaaatacatttcgAATGGCATTGAAGAAGATTTTGTTGTTCTATCACAACAAAAGCAGTATTTGAAGACAAATCTATGACGAAATTCTGGTACAGTAATATAATGGAAACACTTGAGCAACTAGTCaactattctattctattcagtCACAAAACTTCTCCcttgaaaatttcaaacaaaaggtaCTCAGTCCTGACTTGTTAAATACATACGGATGTAAAGACCATGAAAATGGAATTCGGAACTTTTATCTCAGATTCATTTTTGATCTAAAaccttcagtatacaacaaaaacaaaggaattagCCTTGGCGTTTTTGGATAGGACCGAATGTGTACAACGTACCCATGAGTCGCCCCTCTTGTGGCCTCGGCTTGTCTGAAATTTCTCCTTCATTAGAGCTCTCCCAAGTCCTCCAGCCTTCTTCTTACCCATAACAGCTTTCACAGATACACTTCACTCCTCAAAATGAATTTTATCTAGCTTTAAATAAGCGAGAAGACGCCATGAATTGATTTACATGTGCACTGAGTTGTTGTCGGAAGAACCGGAAATGGAACAAACCAATTCCGTTAACACTCTGGCCATTAcaaatttgatgtattttttttataatcccaTATTACGCGGAATATTTTTCCTATTTATGTTTAATCGCCAAATATCTTACATAATAACAGATGCATATCATTTATTTTGCAGTTAACCCGAGTTACGCAGTTATGGAACAACTCTAAAGTGTGTCCAACTCTCAAAGATGTCCTGATAGGAAACGTGACAGCAAGAATTGTTCCTCGTGATAAATAcagtaagaagaaaaaaatccacaaacgaGTTAGTATTAAAATAACAGTTTGTAAATTtaagttaaaattttcatgaaGGAAATAGGGTTTATATTTTGTGGCTTACGCAGTTACATTATGTCTCAAATGTGTGTCCAGCCAAAGGGGTCCTGTGAAATaaaagcttcttcttcttctttttcttttggcttgtcccgttaggcgtgtcatctttttccatctaagcctatctcgtgcatcctcctctctatcacccactgtcctcatgtcctccttcacaacatccatcaaccttttctttggtcttcctcaatGATAGCATTTTCTTAAAATTCACAAGTGATTCTCACCAcaactacttatcctcacaagggtcgcaggagcgctggagccgatcAGAGCTATTTTTGGGGAggaggcaccctgaactgattgtcagccaatcgcagggcacatggtgacaaatgaccattcgcacccacattcacacctatggacaatttagagtcttcacttgcatgttttggggatttgaaaGGAAGACGAAGCGCcggtaggcacagggagaacatggaaactccacgcaggcagggcctggatttgaacccggtccttagaactgtgaggcagatgctcccGTGCCGCCTAACTAAAACGTggactatttaaaaatatagatatcaagggaaaaggcggcacggtgggctgagctggaaagtgtttgcctcacagttcggaggtccagggttcaatcccggcccgtctgtgtggagtttggatgttctccctgtgtcggcatgggtcttctccgggcactccagtttcctccaacatcccaaagacatgcaacattaattgcacactctaaattgcccctaggtgtgatggtgagtgcgacttgtctgtctccatgtgccctgcgattggctggcaaccagttcagggtgtaccctgcatcctgcacgttgacagctgggataggcactctcgcaacccttgtgaggagaagcggctaagaaatcaacaagcagacattccaacagcatcttccctcttgcaattaactttTTTCGCAGCTAACGTacaattatacatttttattgtatttatttattcattggtttattattataattactgATTATAAATATCTTTGTCAAATTCTCAAAAAACTGTATCATCATTTCTAGATTAGTAGCAGCCTTTTATTGCTCTGTGACTTTTTCTCTAAATGTTTTCATgtctcaaatgtattttccatCACTTGACTTTCTGCGTCGTACTAGAGTGAATTCATACTTTTTGACAAACAGTACTTGGTAAAATAAAGATTGTTCTGATTCATACAATTCGGCGCTGTAGGGACGGGTTGGCAAAAAGTTTAAAAGTAATAAAGGGGCCAAGTCATTTGTAGATGTTTATGTGAATGGttgatttcaatttaaaaaatggcaacTGACATGTTTAATATGATGTGTAAATCGTACGataattattatttactttTAGAAATGAAAAGAATTCCTTGAAATTTCAGCTATCGTAAAAACCTGTAGGTGGCGACATAAATACACAACGAGGATTACCCTGTTGCGTTTCTGACTTGAGTTTCGCAAGTCAGCGTCGAATATTGGTTCGGTCCCCTCCCCCCTAAAATCCCGAAATGGTTTGTGCCAGTACGTTCACTTCACATCTTGTAGTCGGCTCTCCTCCGAGTCCTCAGTCGTCAACTCCACTTTGGCCACAGCATGCAGCAATGGACCACTTTAGAGGACGGGCACATGAAGTAGGGTGTCTCGTAGAGTAGCTCACACACGACTCGAGTAGGATCAGAAAGCGCTTCGATATTTACTCGACTTTAGACGTgctttataaaaaaacaaaaacaaaaaaaaacgttcatttTGCTTCTCTCTCAGCCGAGGTGCTCGCTGCGAACAGCTCTAAAATGCTGCCCTGGAAGAAGAATAAGTTCGACCTGATCGAGGAAGACAAGCAGTCCAAACAAAAGGGCTATGCGGTGAGTCTCAA
Above is a genomic segment from Syngnathoides biaculeatus isolate LvHL_M chromosome 7, ASM1980259v1, whole genome shotgun sequence containing:
- the lsg1 gene encoding large subunit GTPase 1 homolog; translation: MGKKKAGGLGRALMKEKFQTSRGHKRGDSWLHTSELNDGYDWGRLNLQSVTEQSSMDDFLATAELAGTEFVAEKLNIKFVPAEARAGLLTPEEKKRLKNLHEDNKHFLKIPRRPHWDESTSPEALQLAEKDSFLVWRRELAKLEEEQKLCLTPFERNLEFWRQLWRVIERSDVVVQIVDARNPSLFRCPDLELYVKEVSENKVNMLLVNKADLLTRKQRQAWASHFEKEGLRAVFWSAHAESDRLDAEEKGMEVVQRESGESDQEVGAQPDNENLNLRGVDYKDVEGEERDNREELWEKITVEEEEEKEWVTASEDEGQEEEDIVGKSSQAPFRNSPRLLHKEELLEMFKMVHNRPRYKEGQLTVGLVGYPNVGKSSTINTIFRNKKVSVSATPGHTKHFQTLFVEPGLCLCDCPGLVMPSFVSTKADMICSGILPIDQMRDHVPAVSLVCQTIPRHVLEGTYGINIIRPREDEDPDRHPTSEELLMAYGYMRGFMTSHGQPDQPRSARYILKDYVNGKLLYCHPPPHVEAEDFQPQHSKFQRNDVDNCNLTSTSNRGKVKRIENTVDKNFFHAENVRALSKGVQGIMGYKPGSGIVALGNAGRESTEGKPWKKHGNRNKKEKVRRLNKHLDA